From the Streptomyces sp. KMM 9044 genome, one window contains:
- a CDS encoding GNAT family N-acetyltransferase, with translation MRTHIRPPAPDELSALQDIERAAGAPFRALGMPEIADDEPPALTILERHRRAGHCWVAADERDRPVAYLIAEPVDDALHVEQVSVHPRAAHRGVGRSLIAHAAGRARAQGLTALTLTTFADVPWNAPYYARLGFWTLAETELTPGLRRIRAEEGEHGLDRWPRVCMSALVGQP, from the coding sequence ATGCGTACGCACATCCGGCCCCCCGCCCCCGACGAGTTGTCCGCCCTCCAGGACATCGAACGGGCCGCCGGCGCCCCCTTCCGCGCCCTGGGCATGCCGGAGATCGCCGACGACGAACCGCCCGCCCTCACCATCCTCGAGCGCCACCGGCGGGCGGGCCACTGCTGGGTCGCCGCCGACGAACGGGACCGGCCCGTCGCGTACCTGATCGCCGAGCCGGTGGACGACGCGTTGCATGTCGAACAGGTCTCGGTGCACCCGCGCGCCGCCCACCGGGGCGTGGGCCGGTCCCTGATCGCCCACGCCGCCGGGCGGGCCCGCGCGCAGGGCCTGACCGCCCTGACCCTGACCACCTTCGCCGACGTCCCGTGGAACGCCCCGTACTACGCCCGCCTCGGCTTTTGGACGCTGGCCGAGACCGAGCTCACGCCCGGCCTGCGCCGGATCCGCGCCGAGGAGGGCGAGCACGGGCTCGACCGGTGGCCGCGCGTATGCATGTCCGCACTCGTCGGACAGCCGTGA